CAGGAACACCGAACGAATGTGAGGTAATCCTATAAAAACATGAACTTTGAAATATTGAAACCATACAAGTGAAAGCTTGTTAAAAAATGCGAGAGTAGCTCAGTTGGTAGAGCGTCAGCCTTCCAAGCTGAATGTCGCCGGTTCGAACCCGGTCTCTCGCTCAATAATTTACGGGTTACGACGTGCGATTTGAGAATCGTAAATCAAAATCGGCAATCGTAAATGAAACGCCGGTGTAGCTCAGGGGTAGAGCGTTTCCTTGGTAAGGAAGAGGTCACGAGTTCAATTCTCGTCATTGGCTCAATTTGGAATTAAATTAGAATACACTAATATTATTATATAACTAAGATTAAAATTATTTAAAAACATGGCAAAGGCAACTTTCGATCGTTCAAAACCACACTTAAATATTGGTACAATTGGACACGTAGATCACGGTAAAACAACTTTAACTGCTGCTATTACTAAAGTATTAGCTGATGCAGGTTTATCAGAAGCGAAATCATTCGATCAGATTGATAACGCTCCAGAAGAAAAAGAAAGAGGTATTACAATTAATACTTCACACGTAGAATATTCAACAGCAAACCGTCATTACGCTCACGTTGACTGTCCAGGTCACGCGGATTACGTAAAGAACATGGTAACTGGTGCTGCTCAAATGGACGGTGCTATTTTAGTGGTAGCTGCTACAGATGGTCCAATGCCACAAACTCGTGAGCACATCTTATTAGGTCGTCAAGTAGGTATTCCTCGTATGGTTGTATTCATGAATAAAGTGGATATGGTTGATGATGAAGAGTTATTAGAATTGGTTGATATGGAAATTAGAGATTTATTATCTTTCTATGAATATGATGGAGATAATGGACCTGTAATTGCTGGTTCTGCTTTAGGCGCACTTAATGGTGAGCAAAAATGGGTAGATACAGTAATGCAATTAATGGAAGCTGTTGATTCTTGGATCGAAGAGCCATTAAGAGAAATTGATAAGCCTTTCTTAATGCCTATCGAAGATGTATTCTCTATTACTGGTCGTGGAACTGTTGCTACAGGTCGTATCGAAACTGGTATCGCTAAAACTGGAGATCCTGTAGAAATTATTGGTATGGGTGCAGAGAAATTAAACTCTACTATCACTGGTATCGAAATGTTCCGTCAAATCCTTGATAGAGGTGAGGCTGGAGATAATGCAGGTATCCTATTAAGAGGTATTGAGAAATCTCAAATCTCTAGAGGTATGGTTATTGTTAAGCCAGGTTCTGTAACACCACATGCTAAATTTAAAGCTGAGGTTTATATCTTGAAAAAAGAAGAAGGTGGTCGTCACACTCCATTCCACAACAACTACCGTCCACAGTTTTACGTTCGTACAACGGATGTAACTGGAAACATTGCGCTTCCTGATGGTGTTGAAATGGTTATGCCAGGAGACAACTTAACTATTACTGTTGAACTTATCCAAAAAATTGCAATGAATGTAGGTTTACGTTTTGCAATCCGTGAAGGTGGTCGTACAGTAGGTGCTGGTCAGGTAACTGAAATTTTAGACTAAGCAGTTTAATATATACTAAGTTAAGGTATTTCGTTTTTTCGGAATACCTTGACTTATGTTTACGGGCGTAGCTCAGTTGGTAGAGCACTGGTCTCCAAAACCAGGTGTCGGGAGTTCGAGTCTCTCCGCCCGTGCAGAGTGAGAATATTACTGAAGAGTAAGCTTCTTAAAAGAATTAAAAAAAATAAAGATTTCACTTAAATCAATTTTAAATTGAGAGACAGAAATTTTTAATCTGTTGAAAAAAATATATAAATGGCTGGAATTGTAAATTACGTAAAAGAATCGTTTGGCGAACTTAAAAATAATGTGAGCTGGCCAACTTGGGCAGAAGCACAAAGTTTAACTATTTTAGTTGCTGTTTTTTCAATTATATTTTCCTTACTAATTTGGGGAATCGATACGGTATTCAGCAAGTTAATAGCATTTTATTTTCAATTGATTAGTTAAAGAAAAAATATGTCTGAGGTAAGCGAAAAAAAATGGTATGTTGTTAGGGCTGTAAGTGGTCAAGAAAATAAGATTAAAACTTATATAGAGAATGAGATTGCTCGATTAGGTTTTCAAGATTATGTTGAGCAAGTATTAGTTCCAACAGAGCGTGTGATTCAAATACGTAATGGAAAAAAAATTCATAAAGAAAAAGTGTTTTTTCCAGGTTACATTATGATTCAAGCCAATTTATCGGGAGAAATTCCTCATATTATTAGATCGGTTACTAATGTAATTGGTTTTTTAGGTGAAACAAAAGGAGGAGATCCTGTGCCATTAAGACAATCTGAAGTAAACAGAATGTTAGGTAAGGTAGATGAATTATCAGTTGAAGAAAATTCAAATGTAGCCATACCATTCACTAAAGGTGAAACTGTTAAAGTTATAGATGGACCATTTAACGGATTTGATGGAACTATCGAAAAAATAAATGAAGAAAAGCGTAAGCTAGAAGTTATGGTGAAAATTTTCGGAAGAAAAACACCATTAGAACTAAGCTATATGCAGGTTGAAAAAGTATAATAATTGTTACACTATATAAAAGATACGGTTTTTTGCTTCCAAATTAAAAGGCGTATCAACTTAAATTATTAAAAATGGCAAAAGAAATTGGTAAAGTAGTTAAGTTACAAGTTCGGGGAGGTGCTGCGAATCCGTCGCCACCGGTTGGACCCGCTTTAGGTGCTGCTGGAGTTAACATTATGGAGTTCTGTAAGCAGTTTAATGCTAGAACACAAGATAAGCCAGGTAAAGTATTACCTGTGGTTATTACAGTTTACAAAGACAAATCATTCGACTTTGTAATTAAAACTCCTCCAGCTGCAGTACAATTATTAGAAGCGGCCAAGTTAAAAAGTGGTTCAGGAGAACCAAACCGAAAAAAAGTAGCTAAAGTTTCATGGGATCAAATCAAAACTATAGCAGAAGATAAAATGGTAGATTTAAATGCATTTACTATTGAATCTGCTATGAGAATGATAGCTGGTACCGCAAGGTCAATGGGTATAACCGTGACTGGAAACGCACCAAATTAATCTATTAAAGACATTAAAAAATGGCAAGATTAACAAAAAAGCAAAAAGAAGCTTTAGCAAAAATAGAAAAAGGGAGAGTTTACTCTCTTGATGAAGCATCTGCATTAGTAAAAGAAATTACTAATACAAAATTTGATGCATCAGTAGACATTGCTGTACGTTTAGGAGTAGATCCTCGTAAAGCAAACCAGATGGTAAGAGGTGTTGTTTCACTTCCTCACGGAACTGGTAAAGATATGAAAGTATTAGCATTAGTAACTCCAGACAAAGAAGCAGAAGCGAGAGAAGCTGGAGCAGATTATGTTGGTTTAGACGAATATCTTGATAAAATCAAGAACGGTTGGACCGATGTAGATGTTATTATTACTATGCCAAGTGTTATGGGTAAATTAGGTCCTTTAGGACGTGTATTAGGTCCTCGTGGTTTAATGCCCAACCCAAAAACTGGTACAGTAACTATGGACGT
The genomic region above belongs to Mariniflexile litorale and contains:
- the tuf gene encoding elongation factor Tu, yielding MAKATFDRSKPHLNIGTIGHVDHGKTTLTAAITKVLADAGLSEAKSFDQIDNAPEEKERGITINTSHVEYSTANRHYAHVDCPGHADYVKNMVTGAAQMDGAILVVAATDGPMPQTREHILLGRQVGIPRMVVFMNKVDMVDDEELLELVDMEIRDLLSFYEYDGDNGPVIAGSALGALNGEQKWVDTVMQLMEAVDSWIEEPLREIDKPFLMPIEDVFSITGRGTVATGRIETGIAKTGDPVEIIGMGAEKLNSTITGIEMFRQILDRGEAGDNAGILLRGIEKSQISRGMVIVKPGSVTPHAKFKAEVYILKKEEGGRHTPFHNNYRPQFYVRTTDVTGNIALPDGVEMVMPGDNLTITVELIQKIAMNVGLRFAIREGGRTVGAGQVTEILD
- the secE gene encoding preprotein translocase subunit SecE — protein: MAGIVNYVKESFGELKNNVSWPTWAEAQSLTILVAVFSIIFSLLIWGIDTVFSKLIAFYFQLIS
- the nusG gene encoding transcription termination/antitermination protein NusG, with protein sequence MSEVSEKKWYVVRAVSGQENKIKTYIENEIARLGFQDYVEQVLVPTERVIQIRNGKKIHKEKVFFPGYIMIQANLSGEIPHIIRSVTNVIGFLGETKGGDPVPLRQSEVNRMLGKVDELSVEENSNVAIPFTKGETVKVIDGPFNGFDGTIEKINEEKRKLEVMVKIFGRKTPLELSYMQVEKV
- the rplK gene encoding 50S ribosomal protein L11; amino-acid sequence: MAKEIGKVVKLQVRGGAANPSPPVGPALGAAGVNIMEFCKQFNARTQDKPGKVLPVVITVYKDKSFDFVIKTPPAAVQLLEAAKLKSGSGEPNRKKVAKVSWDQIKTIAEDKMVDLNAFTIESAMRMIAGTARSMGITVTGNAPN
- the rplA gene encoding 50S ribosomal protein L1; translation: MARLTKKQKEALAKIEKGRVYSLDEASALVKEITNTKFDASVDIAVRLGVDPRKANQMVRGVVSLPHGTGKDMKVLALVTPDKEAEAREAGADYVGLDEYLDKIKNGWTDVDVIITMPSVMGKLGPLGRVLGPRGLMPNPKTGTVTMDVAKAVTEVKAGKIDFKVDKTGIVHAAIGKASFSADKIAGNANELIQTLIKLKPTTAKGIYVKSIFLSSTMSPSVAVDPKVG